In Delphinus delphis chromosome X, mDelDel1.2, whole genome shotgun sequence, the DNA window CCATATTCCCTCTGCGCTCCGGGGCTGCCTCTGCCCACACCCCCGTCGTCCCCCGGCCCCTGCCCGCCCGGGTGTCCCCAGCGACCTCGCCGCGCCCCGGGCAGCCTGTGTCCCAGGCTGGCCCGGCGCCCCTCGCCCCGCAGAATACTCTTCGCCCCGCGACCACCACTGCGCCCCCACCCGCGCCCTTCCTCAGCGCTCGGGCAGCTCGCGCGCCCCCAAGCCCCCCGAGCGCCCAGGCCGCCTCCgcgcccctccccaggcccagcaccTCCACTGCGCCCCCGAAGCTTCCGCCTGGCGCCggcgcctcccccgccccccggccttCCGCACCCCTGCGCCCCGCCCCGCTCCTCCCCCGCGCTCGGGCAGCTGCAGCGCCAAGTCCCCGCCGCGCCCAGGCCGCCTCCGCGCCGCCCGGTCCCTGCGCCCCGGCACCTGCGGCGCTCCGGCAGCCTCTGCCCGGGCCGGCGCCCCTGCCCTGCGCCCACCGCGCGTCCCCGGCGCCCCAGCgcctcggcccggcctgctggGCTGCGCTCCGGaagcccgcccccgcccccgctctgCCGCCCCGGGCGCTGGTCCACGCGACCGCCGCAGCCCCGCGCCAGGCCGGCGCCGCCTCGTGCCCGGCCCCTGGCGCCCCGGAAGGAGAGCCGGGAGGGGGCAGCGGCCGCCGGGCATcctcgccccgccccggccccccgACCCCTCCCCGCCCAATCCAGGAGTCTGAGGCGTCTCCGCTCGGACATCTCACCTTTAACCGGCCAGCCCCAAAGTAAACGTTTGCAGTGGCCTCCCGGGCCGGGCCCAAGGCCGGCGCGCTGCCCGGGCAGAGGCCACGCTGGAAACGTGATCTTACTGAACGAACGCTCAGTGAGCGAAGGAAAGGGGCATGCAAGCGTCCACGGTGCGTGTACGCAGGAGAGAGTAACTGAAAATCAATGAGTGAGTGATGGAGTGATGGGCACCTCGGCTGCTGAATACGTGCGTCAGGGAGGGAGAGAattatgagtgaatgaatggagtaGATAAACGAGGGAATACAtttatgaatgaatgcatgcatgagcGAGTGAATTAACGAATGTGTGAATGCAGGAGTGGAcgaatggaatgaatgaatgcacgtGTGAGTGCATGCCCGCATGAGTGGATGAGTCGCCATCTGAACCCTGTGAGCCACGGCGGGTtgtagagaaggagagaggagtggGCCAGATGCTGTCCTCAGGGTGGGTGCAGCCACTGGCTGGGGCCATAGGAGCGCGTAAGCACCAGGGGCCCGAGAAACCAGGCGGTATCTCAGGAATTCTCCCACCTGCTGGACCTTGCCCATCCAGCACGTTGTCATGTCCTGCGGGATCAAGGGTCCAGGGAACACGGATCGACAGAAGGAATGGACATTCCTGAGTAACGGGGCTTCCTGCTCTGAAAATGTcacctgggggggggggtgggaggcatCCCGGGAGGGGGGTCATCTCTCCACTACACCAACTATAGCCCCAGCAGGCCTCACCCCCCGCCCCGTGTTGCTTCTCCACCATCTGTGCAAACGTCCACATAGTTTTAACAAAGACAAAGGAGTTCTTCCCACGCGGATGTCCTGGTCTCGGGGAACCCGCCCCCTCAGGGTTCCACACTTCACACTTTGGGAACCGGTACAATTTCAGCTCAAGAAGCGACAGAAAAAATCTTAAGAGAGGACATAGCCGATGCTAAACCTCGTCAGCGATCGACGCAGTAAGGCGTGCATGTCACCCAGCGCCCAGCAGACTGGGATCTCTGTCTGGGCTTTTTGCTGGATTTCATGCCCCATGGGGAACAGGGGGCTTGGCAGGCTTAGAAGCCATCGGGGCTCCCTTGACTTGGAATAAGAAGGGGATTCCCCGTGCCATGTGGGGAGACAGATGAGGCAAGAGCCCAGAGCCTCGGGGCATCCGTCCACAGACACAGCACCGTGGATGGATAGCCATCGGCCTCGAGGGACAGATGCCGCAGGTGTTTTCAGCATCCCGTCACAGATGGGCTCAGAGCTATCTCAGAAATCGCGTCCAGGTGACAGAGCTGGGCCAGGCCGGCTGGAAAACGCTAGGGCAGGACCCCACCTCATCACGCTGTCTGCAGAATGCAGATCTCGTATGCGATGAAAGTGTGGCTGATGTCGCTAAGCAGGAAAAGGGCACGGACCCCTCTACCCGCCCCCGGGCACTATGTGCACGTACTTATTATCGGGGTGCTGCAAGATGTCTGCGGGACTTACTGGGCCTCTAGAAGTCTCCCCGAAATCCCTGCAGCTTCTGAACCATTGGTGGAAGCATCAGGATATGAGTAACAACCAGGGGAAGACTCTTCCTGCAGTCAGTgctggtttgggtttgtttttttccttaaccatttttaaaaattgaagtatatttaatttacaatgttgtgttactttctagtatacagcaaagtgattcagttacatgtatattcttttcaaaattcttttccattatagaaaaGAATCTATTGCTTTTTCATAAAAGATTAATACAAAGAATCtacttccatttattttccatcttgtTCTAACAAGATACTGAACATAGTTCCTtgggctatacagcaggtccttgtttatctgttctgtgtacagtagtttgtacctgttactcccgtactcctaatttatccctcccccatccctttcccctttggtaaccctaagtctgttttctacatctgtgactgtttctgtcttgtacacgagttcatttgtatcatttttgtagattccacgtgtaagtgacatcaaatgatatttgtctttctctgacttacttaatATGACAGTGCTGGGTTTCTGTCCCCTGCCAGCCAACCTGAAAGAGGCTCAGGTGCTTCTGACGCAGCCGGACAGTCTCAGGAAGGGTCCGTTCTGAGCCCCGAGGTCTCCTCAGCCCCCAGCGGCCCCCTGGCTTCCAGAGGAAGGGGACGGTTTCCCAGCCTCTGTGCTTGTCTGACTGTTGTCTCCAGTGTTTGCCAAGTGTCCCCACTCACCCGTGCCACAGGGTCATTCCCTTTGGTCCCATTCTGGCCTCTTTCTGCCCCAGGGGTGCAGTGCTCCTGTGTGACACTGGAGATATGGGGAAAAGGACCCGCCAGAGCGTTCCGACAACAAGAGGTCCCCTTTGAAACGTCCCAGACAGCGTCTGCGTCCTTCAGTCCACATTGCGGGGTGGTGAGATTCTAAAATTTTCCCTTTGCCCTGGGTTAGAAGTTACCTGCCAGCAGGATTTCCACCTCAGGACCAGGGACGTTCAGAAGTGGGTGACTCTCGGATGTGGGGTGTCCTGTGCACTGGGGTTGTGGAGCAGCATCCCTGGTACCCACACCCCACAAAGCGACTCCACACATCACCAACTGTGCCCCTGGGGAGAGAGCCATGCAGGGTTTCAAACTACAATTGCAGATAGAtcatgatagacagatagataaatcaTAGATAGAGATACAGAGATGACAGATCTAGCAGGTAAATGATAATAGAATTataatagataatagataggtagatgatagacccaaagatagatagatagcaaaGACCAAAGTCTTCGCTGTCATGGGCGCGTCCTGTGCCCTGTGGGGGGCGGAGCAGCCTCCCTGCGCTCCACCCATCAGATCCCAGCAGTGACAGTAAAAGCGCCCCTGGGCATCGCCAAGTGTCTCTGGGGGAGCACAACTGCCTCTGGGGGAGCACAACTGCCTCTGGGGGAGTACAACTGTCTCTGGGGGAGCACAACTGCCTCTGGGGGAGCACAACTGCCTCTGGGGGAGTACAACTGTCTCTGGTTGCGAACCAcagccagagagagagggagaaagagagatgatGGAAGATGATAGATGACTGACATGTGGATAGATTGACAGgatagatacacagatagataatagataggtTAATTACAGTTATAATATGtagataagagagagagagagagagaggttgattGATAAATAGAAGATAGAATCTCTGATGCTaagtcagggtttctcaacctcagcactactgacatttggggctgggtgGCTCTGATGTGAGGCGTCCTGTGCCCTGTGGGGCGTGAAGCAGCGTCCCAGGTCTCCACCCGCCAGGTGCCAGGAGCTCCCCTCCCCACTTGTGACAGCTTGACAAGTGTGTCTCTGTTTTGACGCCCGCTGAGAGGAGGAGGGGATTTCTTTGGcccagaggggaagagggggtTAACAAGCAACAGtgcaggttgggggagggggcgtggATCACGGCACGTCCTCGCCGGGTTGGGGAGAAAGTGAGCACCTTCAAGGCCAAGTCGAAACCCAGACACTGCGCAGGCGGATTCCTTCAGCCCCATCCCTGAACGCACCATCTCATGATGCTTTCCCGCTGGTGAAGAATCCTAGGAATTCGGAATCCTACCCAAG includes these proteins:
- the LOC132418272 gene encoding uncharacterized protein; the protein is MSERRRLRLLDWAGRGRGAGAGRGCPAAAAPSRLSFRGARGRARGGAGLARGCGGRVDQRPGRQSGGGGGLPERSPAGRAEALGRRGRAVGAGQGRRPGQRLPERRRCRGAGTGRRGGGLGAAGTWRCSCPSAGEERGGAQGCGRPGGGGGAGARRKLRGRSGGAGPGEGRGGGLGARGAWGRASCPSAEEGRGWGRSGGRGAKSILRGEGRRASLGHRLPGARRGRWGHPGGQGPGDDGGVGRGSPGAQREYGETGVGRG